From Sporosarcina sp. Te-1, the proteins below share one genomic window:
- a CDS encoding efflux RND transporter periplasmic adaptor subunit has protein sequence MNKRLSIAIAFVISLFIAVNAFLLFSDQSKIQKSVYVPTYERMTAGTYEEQIAKEGLVAPAELFTVYVGNEETIDTWLVKEGDRVEIGDELAYLQSERAESQMAAWEAEEEGLLDQMRSVENTLAELQSERSSAGRNNGTNFNTTESPDGQEVELNVNVQVDVQQDGAYAQAIAAAEQELAEIDRKLTVVQTQLSQPSARAALVSPVDGIVSSVNRHGSIVSADLFSEQKEIITYADVKEWQKIEVGDEVLIQQDGMETPLEANVLSVSEVPAPDSEWKRAYTELNSKKEKNPLEFYEIRVAIQSEETTIPFGANVNTFIVVNEAQDAVAIKQSWLTNVNRQTATAFKIDENGNAIPVQLTVPFLYHDRAVISDGLAIGDVALDEKNLRDYAGPTKVFLPMPLDWPSKTAWKSFGWKNYVKYMFIE, from the coding sequence ATGAATAAACGTTTATCGATCGCCATCGCATTTGTCATCAGTCTGTTCATTGCAGTCAATGCTTTTTTATTGTTCTCTGATCAAAGCAAGATTCAAAAATCAGTTTATGTACCGACATATGAACGTATGACAGCAGGTACTTACGAAGAACAGATCGCCAAAGAAGGACTTGTAGCGCCAGCTGAATTATTTACAGTGTACGTCGGAAATGAAGAGACGATTGATACATGGCTCGTCAAAGAAGGCGACCGGGTGGAAATAGGTGATGAATTGGCTTACTTGCAGTCTGAACGGGCGGAATCCCAAATGGCTGCTTGGGAAGCGGAAGAAGAGGGGCTCCTAGATCAAATGAGGAGTGTAGAGAATACGTTAGCTGAACTTCAATCCGAACGGTCCAGTGCCGGACGCAATAATGGAACAAATTTTAATACAACGGAATCTCCGGATGGGCAAGAGGTTGAGTTGAACGTCAATGTCCAGGTGGATGTCCAGCAGGACGGTGCTTACGCCCAGGCCATTGCGGCAGCAGAACAGGAATTGGCCGAGATCGACAGGAAATTGACTGTCGTTCAAACCCAGCTTTCGCAGCCATCTGCCCGTGCAGCGCTGGTTAGTCCGGTGGATGGAATCGTATCTTCCGTCAACCGGCATGGCTCCATCGTGTCGGCAGACTTATTTAGCGAGCAGAAAGAGATCATTACGTATGCTGACGTTAAGGAGTGGCAGAAAATCGAAGTGGGTGACGAGGTGTTGATCCAGCAGGATGGGATGGAAACACCACTTGAAGCGAATGTTCTGTCCGTATCAGAAGTGCCTGCCCCTGACTCGGAATGGAAGAGGGCGTATACGGAGCTGAACTCGAAAAAAGAGAAAAATCCGCTGGAATTCTATGAAATTCGAGTCGCCATCCAATCGGAAGAAACCACCATTCCATTCGGAGCTAACGTCAATACCTTTATTGTTGTCAATGAAGCACAAGATGCTGTGGCGATTAAGCAAAGCTGGTTAACAAACGTCAATCGGCAAACGGCCACCGCTTTCAAAATTGATGAAAATGGGAACGCAATTCCTGTCCAGTTGACAGTTCCGTTCCTGTATCATGACCGTGCCGTTATATCGGATGGATTAGCGATTGGCGACGTGGCGCTTGACGAAAAAAATCTCCGTGACTATGCAGGACCCACAAAAGTTTTCCTGCCAATGCCGCTTGATTGGCCATCCAAAACAGCTTGGAAATCCTTCGGCTGGAAAAACTATGTCAAATATATGTTTATCGAATAA
- a CDS encoding polysaccharide deacetylase, which translates to MKRKFLITAIALFICTLFLNTGKSNAAETSENQSTQRYVALHDRILPFQDIRVTEGDTKVPLADIAKYLYLPVETDKDITIIRKRGIEFRFDPATGTTTKDGKVLAWSPIQQIDGITYISVKYIAREIGFQLEFFQKEKTIRIYRDNYAHMNHDDFQQFIHQYRITQQEAAKPKPTPDQPQSSKTKPNVYLTFDDGPNQYTTINMQTLKDNEIKGTFFFLGKHMQTHPSIVKSASKEGHYIGSHSMTHDKDLVYKSTEALLDEMKESTGLIQQITGKSTKLVRVPYGSKPHVTPDMQKQLAWQGYKMWDWDVDSNDWKYKDVEYEKIIENVKNGVVQAEKAGDRDIVILLHDRSQTTKALPDIINWLRHEGYQFKTYDPQHHIVQNFLHDKAL; encoded by the coding sequence TTGAAACGTAAATTTCTCATTACAGCTATTGCTTTATTTATATGCACTTTGTTCTTAAACACAGGAAAGAGCAATGCTGCCGAAACGTCAGAAAATCAATCCACTCAACGGTACGTTGCGTTGCATGATCGTATTTTGCCATTCCAAGATATACGGGTAACGGAAGGGGATACAAAAGTACCGTTAGCGGACATTGCAAAATATCTGTATTTGCCTGTGGAGACTGACAAGGACATAACGATCATTCGCAAACGGGGCATCGAATTCCGTTTCGACCCAGCGACCGGCACGACAACCAAAGACGGGAAAGTGCTTGCCTGGTCGCCCATCCAACAAATAGATGGTATCACGTATATTAGTGTGAAATATATCGCTCGAGAAATCGGTTTCCAATTAGAGTTCTTTCAGAAGGAAAAGACAATCCGTATCTATCGGGATAACTATGCCCACATGAACCACGACGACTTCCAACAATTTATCCACCAATATCGGATTACACAACAAGAAGCCGCCAAGCCAAAACCGACACCCGACCAACCGCAATCATCGAAAACAAAACCAAACGTCTATCTCACATTTGACGATGGACCCAATCAATACACAACGATCAATATGCAAACGCTGAAAGACAATGAGATAAAAGGAACTTTCTTTTTCCTCGGCAAACATATGCAAACGCACCCGTCTATCGTGAAGTCCGCATCCAAAGAGGGCCATTACATCGGTTCGCATAGCATGACGCATGACAAGGATCTCGTGTACAAATCAACAGAAGCTCTTTTGGATGAAATGAAGGAGAGTACGGGACTCATCCAACAAATTACAGGCAAAAGCACCAAACTGGTCCGTGTTCCCTACGGCAGCAAACCGCACGTCACACCCGACATGCAAAAGCAACTGGCTTGGCAAGGCTACAAAATGTGGGATTGGGACGTCGATTCAAATGACTGGAAATATAAAGACGTCGAATATGAAAAAATCATTGAAAACGTGAAAAACGGTGTGGTCCAGGCAGAGAAAGCAGGGGATCGTGACATCGTCATCCTTCTGCATGACCGAAGCCAAACAACCAAAGCACTTCCCGATATCATCAATTGGCTCAGGCATGAAGGCTACCAATTTAAAACGTACGATCCTCAACATCACATCGTCCAAAACTTCCTGCACGACAAAGCCCTATAG